In a genomic window of Halostella litorea:
- a CDS encoding ATP-dependent DNA helicase codes for MKTADLSGLPPGVTDYLQAEGIEELYPPQAEAVEAGVTDGENVVASVPTASGKTLIAELAMLSSIRRGGTALYIVPLRALASEKKAEFEAFEEYGVSVGVSTGNYESDGDWLATKDIVVATSEKVDSLVRNGATWIEDLSCVVADEVHLIDDAGRGPTLEVTLAKLRQLNPDLQTVALSATVGNAEDIAEWLDAELVDSTWRPIDLKKGVHYGNALHLDDGTQRELEVRGSEKQTAAVVRDTLEDGGSTLVFVNSRRNAEAAARRLADTVEPELTDEERDELASVAAEIRDVSDTETSEDLAAAVEGGAAFHHAGLASDHRALVEDAFRDRLLKVISATPTLAAGVNTPSRRVVVRDWRRYDGTAGGMQPLDVLEVHQMMGRAGRPGMDPYGEAVLVASSHDELDELFDRYVYADPEPVRSKLAAEPALRTHVLATVATGFARSRGELLDFLERTLYASQSAEPDRLERVTDDVLEYLERNEFVRRDGRGDDATVDATSLGHTVSRLYLDPMSAAEIVDGLRAVDGRPTALGLYHLVARTPDMYELYLRSGDREEYTELCYEREGELLGPTPSEFEEGRFEDWLSALKTARLLEDWAEEVDEDRVAERYGVGPGDIRGKVDTAEWLLNAAEQLANELDVGHEAAVREARKRVEYGVGDELLDLAGVRGVGRKRARRLYDAGVETRAELREADKGVVLGALRGRRKTAENVLENAGREDASMDGVEPVERAAADGEGSDADGGAEPTDDAEPDAGEADDAGQASLGDF; via the coding sequence GCGAGCGGCAAGACGCTGATCGCCGAGCTGGCGATGCTGTCGTCCATCCGGCGCGGCGGGACGGCGCTGTACATCGTGCCCCTCCGGGCGCTGGCCAGCGAGAAGAAGGCCGAGTTCGAGGCATTCGAGGAGTACGGCGTCTCCGTCGGCGTCTCGACGGGTAACTACGAGAGCGACGGCGACTGGCTGGCGACGAAAGACATCGTGGTGGCAACCAGCGAGAAGGTCGACTCGCTCGTGCGCAACGGCGCGACGTGGATCGAGGACCTGTCCTGTGTCGTCGCCGACGAGGTCCACCTGATCGACGACGCCGGCCGCGGCCCGACGCTGGAGGTGACGCTGGCGAAGCTCCGCCAGCTGAACCCCGACCTCCAGACGGTCGCGCTGTCGGCGACGGTGGGCAACGCCGAGGACATCGCGGAGTGGCTCGACGCCGAACTCGTCGACTCGACGTGGCGGCCCATCGACCTGAAGAAGGGGGTGCACTACGGGAACGCGCTCCACCTCGACGACGGCACCCAGCGCGAGCTGGAAGTCAGGGGGTCGGAGAAACAGACCGCCGCCGTCGTCCGGGACACGCTTGAGGACGGCGGCTCGACGCTCGTGTTCGTCAACTCGCGGCGCAACGCGGAGGCGGCGGCGCGGCGGCTCGCGGACACGGTCGAGCCAGAACTGACCGACGAGGAGCGCGACGAACTGGCTTCCGTCGCCGCGGAGATACGCGACGTGAGCGACACCGAGACGAGCGAGGACCTGGCCGCCGCCGTCGAGGGCGGCGCGGCGTTCCACCACGCCGGCCTGGCGAGCGACCACCGCGCGCTCGTCGAGGACGCCTTCCGCGACCGCCTGCTGAAGGTGATCAGCGCGACACCGACGCTCGCCGCGGGCGTGAACACGCCGAGCCGCCGCGTCGTCGTCCGCGACTGGCGGCGTTACGACGGCACCGCGGGCGGCATGCAGCCGCTCGACGTGCTGGAGGTCCACCAGATGATGGGGCGGGCGGGCCGCCCCGGCATGGACCCGTACGGCGAGGCGGTGCTGGTCGCCAGCAGCCACGACGAACTGGACGAGCTGTTCGACCGCTACGTGTACGCCGACCCGGAACCCGTCCGGTCGAAGCTCGCGGCGGAGCCGGCCCTGCGGACGCACGTGCTGGCGACGGTGGCGACCGGCTTCGCCCGCTCCCGCGGGGAGTTGCTCGACTTCCTCGAACGCACGCTGTACGCCTCGCAGTCGGCCGAGCCGGACCGGCTGGAGCGCGTGACCGACGACGTGCTGGAGTACCTCGAACGGAACGAGTTCGTTCGACGCGACGGCCGCGGCGACGACGCGACCGTCGACGCGACGAGCCTCGGCCACACCGTCTCGCGGCTCTACCTCGACCCGATGAGCGCCGCGGAGATAGTCGACGGCCTGCGCGCCGTCGACGGCCGGCCCACCGCGCTCGGCCTCTACCACCTCGTCGCCCGTACGCCGGACATGTACGAGCTGTACCTGCGCTCGGGCGACCGCGAGGAGTACACCGAACTGTGCTACGAGCGCGAGGGCGAACTGCTCGGCCCGACGCCCAGCGAGTTCGAGGAGGGCCGCTTCGAGGACTGGCTCTCGGCGCTCAAGACCGCCCGACTGCTGGAGGACTGGGCCGAGGAGGTCGACGAGGACCGCGTCGCCGAGCGCTACGGGGTCGGTCCCGGGGACATCCGCGGGAAGGTCGACACCGCGGAGTGGCTGCTGAACGCCGCTGAGCAGCTCGCCAACGAGCTGGACGTCGGCCACGAGGCGGCGGTCCGCGAGGCCCGCAAGCGCGTCGAGTACGGCGTCGGCGACGAACTGCTGGACCTCGCGGGCGTCCGCGGCGTCGGCCGCAAGCGCGCCCGGCGGCTCTACGACGCCGGGGTCGAGACCCGCGCCGAACTCCGCGAGGCCGACAAGGGCGTCGTGCTCGGTGCGCTGCGCGGCCGCCGGAAGACCGCCGAGAACGTGCTCGAAAACGCCGGCCGCGAGGACGCGTCGATGGACGGCGTCGAACCGGTCGAGCGCGCGGCGGCCGACGGCGAGGGGAGCGACGCGGACGGAGGCGCAGAGCCGACGGACGACGCCGAACCGGACGCCGGCGAAGCCGACGACGCCGGCCAGGCGAGCCTGGGTGATTTCTGA
- the cgi121 gene encoding KEOPS complex subunit Cgi121 — protein MELVEGRLTVADVDELVEQLAAVGDEHGTTVQAFDARYVAGREHLERAVELADRAIERGENVARNRGVEILLYAAGRRQINRALEMGVSEGEVPAVVLVDGGDEAAAAEAVRDRLALSPEPTVGVEHADEERIQAFFDVTDAERAATDATLAELVRERVALLEVEK, from the coding sequence ATGGAACTGGTCGAGGGGCGGCTCACGGTCGCGGACGTGGACGAACTGGTCGAGCAACTCGCCGCCGTCGGCGACGAGCACGGAACCACGGTGCAGGCGTTCGACGCCCGCTACGTCGCCGGGCGCGAGCACCTCGAACGCGCCGTCGAACTGGCCGACCGCGCCATCGAGCGCGGGGAGAACGTCGCCCGGAACCGCGGCGTCGAGATACTGCTGTACGCCGCCGGGCGGCGGCAGATCAACCGGGCCCTGGAGATGGGCGTGAGCGAGGGCGAGGTGCCCGCTGTGGTCCTCGTCGACGGCGGCGACGAGGCCGCCGCGGCGGAGGCGGTCCGCGACCGGCTCGCCCTCTCACCGGAGCCGACCGTCGGCGTCGAACACGCGGACGAGGAGCGGATTCAGGCGTTCTTCGACGTGACCGACGCCGAGCGCGCGGCGACCGACGCGACTCTCGCTGAGCTGGTTCGCGAGCGCGTCGCGCTGCTGGAAGTCGAGAAGTAG